The region AAAGGAGCCGCTTGCCGGCTCCTTTTTTTATTGCCGCCGGCGCCAATCCGGCAGCGTTTAATCCAGGTCAAGCCGGTGGCGATATTCCCCACCTAGAATCCACTACGTCATGGGTGCGGGGGCGCTCCCCATGACAGAGCTTCCGTCTTCCGGAAGCTTCCGCCCGCGGCTGCAATGGCCGCGGGTTTTTTATTGGGCGGCCGCCCGACGGCATGGCGGGTCAGGCCACCAATTGCTTGGCGTAGGTGGCGCGCGCCATCTCGCACACTTCCACTGACACCTGCACATTCTGCCCGGCACCGCCACCCGAGCGCACGGCTTCGGCAATCACATCGCAGACCGATTGCGCCAGCGCCTGACGGACCGCGGTATCGCGCCCGTCCAGAATCGACAGGCGTGCGTGGACAAAGGCCCGCTCGACCGCATCGATGCCCTGGCGATAGGTCGACAGCGTGATGCAGCGCGACTTGATGTCTGCTTCCTGGAACTGGCCGGAAGCCAGCAGGGCGGCATTGGCCTCATCCAGCAGTTCTTCCTGCGAGCAGTTCAGGCGGGTGTTTTCAGTCAGTTCGATGACGAGGTGAGGCATGGCGGTCCTGGCGCAAAGCTCCGGCACGGGGCCGGCGACAGCGAGCATGATACGGGATCGCTGCGGCGGCGGGCGCCAGGGCCTGTGCAACGGGCGACCCGGTCGCGCGCGTGCCTAGGTCGCCAGATGCAAAACGGGGCACCCGTGGGCGCCCCGCTGGAGTTTGCATGGCAGCGGCAGGTCAGGCGTGAACGGCGCTCACTTCGCGGGCGGGTGCCAGCGCACTGCCGAAGCGGGCGGGGTTGTCCCGCGCCAGTTGTTGCAGCTGAGCCAGCTTGGCCTTGAGGCCGGCGTCCAGCTTGGGCGCCGGCATGACCGTCGACGGGCACGCGACGCCCAGGATATCCAGCGCCTGCTGGAAATTCTCCAGTGTCAGGCCGATGGCCGGGTCGACCCTGACCAGATGCTCGCGCAGCGCCTCGGGCATGGATTCGGCCGGCGCGCAGGACAGGATTGCATAATGGACGGGGCGAGCGCCCTGCGCAAAAAACGCTTCGATCTCGGCGCCGTGTCCACCGGCGACGGGCGGCGTCATGGCTTCGACCTGCAGATCCAGTTGTTGCAGGATGGCCGCCGGGGTGCCGCGGCGCCACGCATCCGCAACCACCACACGGGCGCCGGCCACGCCAAACAGCCTGCGCACGAAGCCAAGGGCGACGGGGTCAAAGAACCGGACGTCGCGCGGCGTGCCAGTATCCGGAATGCCGCCCAGACGGGCGCGGGAGCGGTCGGAGTACAGGACGCCGGGTACGTCCAGCATGATGAGTCGTTCAGCCATGGTTTCCTGTGCGAGTGCCCAGTTCAGTTGGTGTGAAACAAGGTTACTCGCCACAACCGCGCTGTCACGTTACCGCGGCGGGTCCAGTTGCAACATATCTGTAACTTCGTCGTGGAAGACGTAAATGCCGGTTACGTCGTCATGACAAATGTTTCGACCCGACACATCTTTGCCGCGCCTGCCGCGTCAGGGCTGCTCGAAGCGAAAGCGTGCCACGTCGCCCGCTAGCGCGGCAGCCTGCTGGTCGAGGCGCGCCGCCTGACCGGCCAGCTCGTCCACCAGCGCCGCATTCTGCCGGGCCGTCTGGCGCAGTTGGGCCGCCGCCTGCGTGGCGCCCTGCACGCTGTCGGCCTGCTCGTCCGCGAGGCTGCGCAGTCCCTCGGCCAGTGCATGGCTGTGGCCCACCGTCGCGGCAATCCGGTCCATCGCCGCAACCACGCTGCCGCTCAGGCTCGCGCCTTGCTGGATTTCATGCGTGGCATGGTCGACGATGCCGCCGATCTCGCGCGCCGCATCGGCGCTGCGCTGTGCCAGCGCGCGCACTTCCTGCGCCACCACGGCAAAGCCGCGGCCTGCGGGGCCCGCGCGCGCCGCTTCCACGGCTGCGTTCAGCGCCAGGATATTGGTCTGGAATGCGATGCTTTCGATCACGCCGACGATCTCGGCGATATGGCGCGAATGCCCGTGCAGGGCATCCATCGCGCCCCGCATGCGTTGCACCACGGCAGCGCCGTCATCGGTGGCGGCGCGCGCCGCGTTCGCCATCTCGCTCGATTCGGTGGCCTGCGCATGTGCGGCGGCCACGCGTGCCGCCAGAGCCTGCATGCTGTCGGTGGTTGCGTCGACGGCACGGGCCTGCTGCTCGGTACGCGCCGACAGGGCCCGGTTGCCGGCAGCGATCTGCTGGCTGGCCGCAGTGATCTCGCGGGCGCTGGCCTGGATGCGTGCCAGCACGCCGGCCAGCTGGTCGCGCATGCCGGCCACATGGTGCAGCATGCTGCTGTGGTCCGCGGGGCGCAGCGCGATCGGGGCGGTCAGGTCGCCTGCGGCAATGCGCCGGGCGATGTCGGCGGCAACGCGCGGCTCGCCGCCCAGTTCGGCGCGCAGGCTGCGCGCGGCAATCCACGCCAGCGCGACGGCAGCGAGCAGGCTGGCGCAGAGCAGGGCGGCCATCCAGGCCTGGGCGCGCAGCTGGCTGCCGGCCACGCTGGCGACGGTGGCGGCGGCTTGTCGTTCCTGCTGGCGGCGTACGGCCTCGACCTGGCTGCTGAGCCGCTGCAGCTGCTCGGTGACGAAATGGCCGTCGACCGACACCGCGCTGTCGAACTGCAGCGGATCGAGCGGCTGCTTGCGCAGCAATGCCACATAGGACTGCGCCAGCTCGCCGGCGCGCTGGCGTTCACGCAGCAGCGGCGCCGCCTGGGCCGGGGCGGCCTGCTGCACGCCAGCCAGGGCTGCGTCCAGCTGCAACAGCGCCGCCGCGATCTCGTCGGCGGCGCCGTCGCGCTCGGTGCTGCTGGTGGCCATGGTGAGCGCCAGCTGGGCACGCCCGAGCGCGGCCAGCGCCGATTGCGCCCGCTCCGCCGAGATGGCGCCGTGCATGTCGTGCTGGTACAGGGTATCGGTGCGGGCCTTGATCGAGACCAGGTTGGCGATACCGGTCAGGCCGACCGCGGCGCCGAATAGGTAGACCAGGGCAAAGGCGGCGCACAGGCGCGCCACCAGCGGCAGGCGGCCCAGCCGCGCCAGCCAGCGCGCGGCGGCAACTGGCCGACGGTGGCCGGGCAGGGATGTCTTGAAGACTTGCAACACGGAGAGGACTCCAGACGGGCGCGCCGGCGTGACCAGCCTGCGCAGCCCGGGCTTGACCCGATTCGCCGCTCGCGCTGCGCTCTCTGTACGGGACAGTCGCCGCGGCGCACGGGATCGTCGTCCATCAACGTGACGCCGACGTGACATTCGCGCAAGATGCACTGTCATCGTGCTGTCATGTGGATGTCATGCAATGTGGGGCCTCGCCGCGTCCCTGACCGCTCCCGCACCATCCCCCGCCTGTCCCTATGAATGGCCTGACTGTCGCCACGTTCCAGTACGATTCCGCGCCCGACGCTGGCAGCGTTGCCCCGGGCCAGACCGTGTTGGCGCCGGCGCGTCTGCCGCCACTGCATGCCGTGTTCCAGCCGATCGTGCAGGCCGACAACGGGGGCATCCTGGGCTACGAAGCGCTGATCCGCGGGCCGGTAGGCTCGCCCTGGTCCGCACCGGACGCGCTGTTCCGGCTGGCGCAAGGCGTGCCCGCCACCATCGCGCTGGAGGTGGAAGCGGCGCGCACCGCGCTGGCCACGTGGCGCAGCTTCGATCTGCCCGGCAAGCTCTTCCTCAATTTCAGCCCGCTGACCTTGCGCCACCTGCTGGCGGACCATGGGCGCCTGATGGCGGCCCTGCTTGAAGCCGGCATCGCTCCGTCACGGCTGGTGATCGAGATTACCGAGCAGACGCCCATCGGCGACGCCGCCAGCTTCGGCATGGCCATGGCGGTGTTGCGCGAACTCGGCATGCAGTACGCGCTGGACGATTTCGGCACCGGGCACGCCAACCTGGACCTGCTTGCCCACCTGTCGCCGCATTTCGTCAAGATCGACAAGTCGCTGGTGCGCGGCATCGCGTCCTGCTCGCGCCGGCTGGAGATCCTGCGCGCGCTGCTGCGCATGATGAGCGCCTTTGGCGGGCGCGTGATTGCCGAGGGCATCGAAGACGAGGATGAACTGGCCGTGGTGCGTGACCTGGGCGTGACCGGCGCCCAGGGCTATTACGTCGGACGACCGGTGGCGCGACCTGCGGCGCAGGTCGCCTTGCACGTGCGGCAGGCGCTGGCATCGCGACGCATTGCCGTGTTTCCGCAGATGGTGCGATCCGGCTGGTCTGGCATTACCGCGGGAAGGCTGCTGCGGCCGGCGCCCACGGTGTCGCCCTCGGCCAGCAACGATGCGGTGCTGCGAACCTTCCAGGACCAGCCCGACCTGCAAGCCGTGGCGGTGGTCAATGACGAAGGGCGGCCGCTGGCCATCATCGGCCGCCAGGCCTTTATCGACCGCTACGCGGCGCCGTTCCACCGCGAGCTCTATGGCAAAAAGGCGTGCATTGCCATGGCCAATCGCGATCCGGCGTGCTTCGACCAGCGAGCCAGCCTGGAGGATATGGCGCAGATCCTGTCGGGCGAGAATACGCGCTCGCTCGCCGACGGCTTCGTGATCACCGACCAGGGCCGCTATATCGGGCTCGGCACCGGTGCCGACCTGATCCGGGCGATCACCGAGGTACGCATGGAAGCGGCGCGCTACGCCAATCCGCTGACCTTCCTGCCGGGCAATATCCCGCTGAACCAGCATATCGAGCGCCTGATCGACGCCGCCAGCGAGTTCCATGCCTGCTATGTCGACCTGAACCACTTCAAGCCGTTCAACGACAAGTACGGCTACTGGAAAGGCGACGAAATGCTCAAGGGTGCGGCCGCGATCCTGGCCGAGGCCTGCGACCCGGCCCGCGATTTCCTGGGCCACGTGGGCGGCGACGATTTTCTCGTGCTGTACCAGAGCGGCGACTGGGCCGAGCGCATGCGCGCCGCGATCCGTCGCTTCAACGATGCGGCGCGGGCCATGTATGCACCGCCGGATCGCGCCGCCGGCGGCATGCACGGCGAAGACCGGCACGGGCGCCCGGTGTTCTTTCCGCCGGTATCGATGGCAGTGGGCGTGGTGTGCGTCAGCGGCGACGGCGTAGCCGGCCTGCAGCGCCTCGGCAGCCAGCAGATTGGTGCGGCGGCGGCCGTGGCGAAGCGCGAGGCCAAGCGCTCGGCCGATGGCATGGCCGTGCTCGACTTCCTGGCGCTGTCGGCGACGCTGCCGGCGTAGCGTGGCTCAGTTGCCCGATGATCCGGGCACGGTGGTCCGGCCAGTCGCCTTTGGCAGCCTGGGCGCGATGCTCTCTTCCAGCACGTCAAGCCGGTAGCCGTGCGCGTAGACCACCTTGATCACGATGCCGTTGGCCACGCCGATACGCAATGTCTTGCGCAGGCGCGAGATCAGTCCCGCCAGCGCCCGCGACAGCGGTGGCAGTTCGTGCCGCCAGATCGCCTGCTGGATGCGCTCGCTGGCCAGCACCCGGCCGACGTTGGAAAACAGCATCATTGCCAGGTCGAACTCCTTCGGCGTCATGGCGATGCGCTCGCCATGCAGCGTGGCAAACCGGCCCGTGCTGTTAAGCTGGTAGGGGCCGGCCTGGACCACCAGGCCCTGGCGCACGCGTTCGCCGGTCACGCGCCGGCGCAGGGCCGCGATGCGGGCCATCAGCACGCGCGCATTGAGCGGGCGGCAAACGTAGTCGTCGGCGCCGGCATCGAGTGCATCGACCAGCTTGTCTTCGCAGTTGTCGGCAGCCAGCAGGATGATGGGCACGTCGCGCGCGCGGGCACCGCGCACCGCACGTACCACGTCCAGGGCGGGCAGGTCGGGCGGCGCATCGTCGATCATCACCATGTCGTACGGCTCCCGACTGACGCAGTGGATCAGCTCCCGCCCAGTCTCGAACACGCGGCAACGGAAGCCGGCGCCCTCCAGCAGTTCGGCCACGGTTCGGAGTTGGGGCGAATAGCCCATGAGCAGCGCAATATTCATCGAAGGCGGACCACAGGGCAGGAGTCGAACCGCAAGGCGAAGGCCGGACAGCGGAGGGGGGGCGCGGCAGGCGAACGCAATGCCGCGCCCAGCCCGGAAGCGTATTAAAAGTGCAGTCAGAAAGACAATCAGACATTGCTGAAATATCTGTCGATTTTTCTGATTCGCTGCGTGCTTCGAGCATGGGTATCGCGAGACCGCGGCCGCCTTGCCGGCACTACGAAAAGTTGTCCACAGGAACTGTGGACAAGCGGGTCGACGCTGCCCTGACAACGGCCTGGCGCCGTCATGCCATCGGCGTGCCAAAAAAGAAGGCAGCGCCGACGGGCGGCGCCTACATCCGGACCATGCTGTGCCAAAATAGCGCGCATCGCGACCCGGTCAGGGACACACGCCCACCGATGCTGCAGAGCCCGAGCGTCATTGCCATCATCGTGCTGGCCTTTCACGTCGTAGGCGTGGTGGCCGCGCTGCATGCCGTCATGACGGTGCGCACCGCGCCGGGCGCGATCGCCTGGGCCGGCTCGCTGCTGATGATGCCGTACTTCACGCTGGTGCCTTACCTGATCTTCGGGCGCAGCACCTTTGCCGGCTATGTCGATGCGCGCCGCTTTAACGACGACCGGCTGCGCGAAATCCGCCACGGCATGACCCCGCGCGAGCGCGAAGCCCGCAGCGCCTGCGTGGTCCACGCGCCGGTCCAGGCCTGCATGCGCGCGCTGCCGCGCCTGACCGGCATGCCGTGCCTGGCCAACAACGATGTGCGCCTGCTGGTCGACGGCGAGCAGACCTTCGAAGCGATCTTCGCGGCGATGGCGCGCGCCAGGCAGGTGTTGATCGTGCAGTTCTTCATCGTCCATGACGATGCGCTGGGCCAGCGCCTGCAGGCGCTCATGTGCGAGCGCGCGCAGGCCGGCGTCAAGGTGTACTTCCTGTTCGACCGCATCGGCTGCCACGCCATGTCGCGCCGTTATGTGCGCACGCTGCTCGATGCGGGTGTCGAGGCGAGGGCGTTCTCCACGCACCGCGGTTTTGTCAATCGGTTCCAGCTCAACTTCCGCAACCACCGCAAGCTGGTGATCGTCGACGGCTGCGAAGCCTTCGTCGGCGGCCACAATGTCGGTGTCGAATACCTGGGCCAGCGACCGCCGCTGGCCCCCTGGCGCGACACCCATATCGCGCTGCGCGGCAGCGCCGTGCTGGACTTGCAGATGGCGTTCGCCGAAGACTGGTACTGGGCCGCGCGCGAGGTGCCGCACTTGCTGATGCCGCCGCCCGAAGCGGGCGGGCGCATGACCTGCCAGGTGGTGCCAACGGGTCCGGCCGATGCGCAGGAAACCTGCTCACTGTTCTTTGTCGAGGCCATCCAGTCGGCGCGCCACCGCCTGTGGATCACGTCGCCGTATTTCGTCCCGGACGAGGCCGTGTTTGCGGTGCTGCGGCTGGCGGTGCTGCGCGGCGTGGATGTCCGCATCCTGATCCCGGCGCGGCCGGACCATCTGGTGGTCTATGCCGCCTCGACGCTGTACGCCCACCAGGCCATTGCCGCGGGCATCAAGATCTATCGCTACCAGCCGGGCTTCCTGCACCAGAAGGTGATCCTGATCGACGACGAGGCCGCTGCCGTCGGCACCGCGAACCTGGACAACCGCTCCTTCCGGCTCAATTTCGAACTGATGGTGCTGACCGCCGACAAGGGCTTTGCGGCGCAAGTGGCGGCCATGCTCGAGGCCGACTTCGCGCAAGCCCGTCGTGTCGGCCTGGACGAGTTCCTCGCCGCGCCGGCACCGCTGCGCGTGGCGATGCACGTTGCCAAGCTGTTCGCTCCCATCCTCTGAGCCGGTGCCGCGGCTCATGCCAGGCGCCACAACACAAGCTTGTGACAGTTTGATTGTGTACACTGTTCACTATAAGACTGTGTACATCATGAACTGTTATGCGTTTTCCGGGAGGCCCGCATGAGCCGCGAGACCTCCGCACCGCCCGCGCGGACGACTTATCGACATGGCGACCTGCGCCGCGCGCTGCTCGACGCCGGCATCGACCTGGCGCGCGAGGGCGGTCCCGACGCCATCGTGCTGCGCGAAGCGACCCGGCGCGCCGGCGTGGTACCCAATGCCGCGTACCGGCATTTCGCCAGCCGGCAAGACCTGCTGCAGGCGGTGCGCGCGTGGGCCTTGTCTTCGCTGGCAATCGCCATGGAGGCCGAAATCGGCGGGCTGCGCCCAGGACGCGGCGCCGCCGCGCATGCGCGCGCCTGTTTGCGTGCGGTGGGCACCGGTTACCTGCGCTTTGCCCTCACGGAGACCGGCCTGTTCCGCACCGCGTTCTCAGTGCCCGATGCCGTGGAAGACGACGCCGACCCGGCCAAGGCAGGCAATAGCGGCCTGAACCCGTTTCAACTGCTGGGCGCGGCGCTGGACCAGCTGGTGGAAGCAGGCGTGCTGCCGGCCGAGCGGCGCCCGGGCGCCGAATATCTGGCGTGGTCGGCCGTGCACGGCCTGGCAATCTTGCTGATCGACGGCCCCTTGCGCAGCCGCGCCACCGAGCAGGCCGAGGTTCTTGGCCAGCGCGTGCTCGATATGGTCGAGAAGGGCCTGTAGCAAGGCCCTTCCCGACGGGCCTGTATCGACCGACCCCTGCTGCCGCGGCATAAAAAAATGCCACGATGGCGGGGACCATCGTGGCAACGTAAGGAGCCAGGAAGGGGGGCAACCTGGCTCTGTCGGGCACCCAGGGTCGGGTGCAGAAACAATGTATTCCGTTGTTTCTCATATGAATATCGGACACTTCTTAAATATGCTTTTATTTTGTCCCGATATAGGCACCCGCACGCCCCTCGCTTGCCCTGGCATGCCATGCCGTGGCGAAGCACCGCGGAATGCAGGCCGAGCCGCGTGGTCTAACTTCCGGGCCTGGCAGGTCCGGCAGGCCGAACGCTGACGGCGCGGAGGGCATCATGCAATACGGAATCGGAGTGATCGTGGTCGCCGCCGCCCTGGCAGGGTGCGTGGCGTATCCGTATGCCGGGGACCCGTATCCGGCATATCCCGGCTACACAGTGTCGACGCCGTACTACCAGGCCTATCCGGCCTACCCCGCGTATCCGGCGTACGGCTATCCGTACTACCGTCCATGGCCTGCCTATGGCAGTTTCGCGTTCATTTACGGCGGCGGCGGACACGGTGGTCATTGGCACGGCCATGGCCACGGGGGGCGAGGTGGCTGGCATGGCGGGCATGGCGGCGGGCATGGCGGGGGCGGCAGCAGAGGCGGCGGGAGGGGGCACTGAGAGGCAGGGCGCGCGGATGGCAAGGCTGAGCCGCCAGGGTTACCATCGGCCTAAGCCAGCCCACGGAGGCTCGTCACCATGAGCAAGCCCACACAGCAGCAGCCCAAGCCAACCACGCCCGCGCAGCCGCCATCCCGGGACGAACGCATCGAGCGCGAGCTCGATGAGGCGCTGAAGGAGACGTTCCCGGCCAGCGACCCGATCGCGGTCGATCCCGACGTGCCGCGCGCGCCGGGGAAATCGAAGCCAGGAAAGTAGCGCGCCTGCGCTGCGAGGACGCGCTAGGGCAGCTGGCGCAGCTGACCGATGACGGACATCAGCCGCCCGTGCGCGACGATCACGCCGGACTCGTCTTGCAGCGCTTCCTGATAGCGCTTGCGGAACCCGGGATCGGCCCCGTCGCTGAAGAGCTTTTCCGCGGCGCGTCCGACGGCACGGCAGGTGTCGTCGTGGTGTTCCTTTGCCTCCAGCTCTTCGTCGATCTCGATGATCAGGCGCGACAGCGGGTCGAGCCAGCGGAAGTAGTTGTCTTCAGTCACCAGCTGGACAAACAGGCCGGCCGGAATCGGCCCGTTCAGCCGTTCATACTGTGCCCGGTCATAGCCGATGACTTCCTTGTGAACCTGCAGCAGGGCCGCGCGCAGCGCCTTCAGGCCTGAGCGGCGCGTTTCCTGCGTGGCGAGGAATTGTTCGTTGGGCATGCCCATCTCTCCGCGTTTCTACGGTATCGGGTCCGGGCAGCGGTGCGTGGTCGCGCGCCTGTACCGCCAGCGCTCGCGCCGCGGTGACTGTCTGCCGGATATTCCGCGCGCGGCGTGCAGCCTGTGCCGGCACTGTCCCGCGCGCCTGCCAGTATAGGCAGGCCCCGCAGGGCGAGCCAGAGGCGGCGGCTAGCGAAATACCCGTATTTGCGCCGGTCCCGGCG is a window of Cupriavidus taiwanensis LMG 19424 DNA encoding:
- a CDS encoding response regulator transcription factor translates to MNIALLMGYSPQLRTVAELLEGAGFRCRVFETGRELIHCVSREPYDMVMIDDAPPDLPALDVVRAVRGARARDVPIILLAADNCEDKLVDALDAGADDYVCRPLNARVLMARIAALRRRVTGERVRQGLVVQAGPYQLNSTGRFATLHGERIAMTPKEFDLAMMLFSNVGRVLASERIQQAIWRHELPPLSRALAGLISRLRKTLRIGVANGIVIKVVYAHGYRLDVLEESIAPRLPKATGRTTVPGSSGN
- a CDS encoding 5-carboxymethyl-2-hydroxymuconate Delta-isomerase: MPHLVIELTENTRLNCSQEELLDEANAALLASGQFQEADIKSRCITLSTYRQGIDAVERAFVHARLSILDGRDTAVRQALAQSVCDVIAEAVRSGGGAGQNVQVSVEVCEMARATYAKQLVA
- the cls gene encoding cardiolipin synthase, with translation MLQSPSVIAIIVLAFHVVGVVAALHAVMTVRTAPGAIAWAGSLLMMPYFTLVPYLIFGRSTFAGYVDARRFNDDRLREIRHGMTPREREARSACVVHAPVQACMRALPRLTGMPCLANNDVRLLVDGEQTFEAIFAAMARARQVLIVQFFIVHDDALGQRLQALMCERAQAGVKVYFLFDRIGCHAMSRRYVRTLLDAGVEARAFSTHRGFVNRFQLNFRNHRKLVIVDGCEAFVGGHNVGVEYLGQRPPLAPWRDTHIALRGSAVLDLQMAFAEDWYWAAREVPHLLMPPPEAGGRMTCQVVPTGPADAQETCSLFFVEAIQSARHRLWITSPYFVPDEAVFAVLRLAVLRGVDVRILIPARPDHLVVYAASTLYAHQAIAAGIKIYRYQPGFLHQKVILIDDEAAAVGTANLDNRSFRLNFELMVLTADKGFAAQVAAMLEADFAQARRVGLDEFLAAPAPLRVAMHVAKLFAPIL
- a CDS encoding EAL domain-containing protein produces the protein MNGLTVATFQYDSAPDAGSVAPGQTVLAPARLPPLHAVFQPIVQADNGGILGYEALIRGPVGSPWSAPDALFRLAQGVPATIALEVEAARTALATWRSFDLPGKLFLNFSPLTLRHLLADHGRLMAALLEAGIAPSRLVIEITEQTPIGDAASFGMAMAVLRELGMQYALDDFGTGHANLDLLAHLSPHFVKIDKSLVRGIASCSRRLEILRALLRMMSAFGGRVIAEGIEDEDELAVVRDLGVTGAQGYYVGRPVARPAAQVALHVRQALASRRIAVFPQMVRSGWSGITAGRLLRPAPTVSPSASNDAVLRTFQDQPDLQAVAVVNDEGRPLAIIGRQAFIDRYAAPFHRELYGKKACIAMANRDPACFDQRASLEDMAQILSGENTRSLADGFVITDQGRYIGLGTGADLIRAITEVRMEAARYANPLTFLPGNIPLNQHIERLIDAASEFHACYVDLNHFKPFNDKYGYWKGDEMLKGAAAILAEACDPARDFLGHVGGDDFLVLYQSGDWAERMRAAIRRFNDAARAMYAPPDRAAGGMHGEDRHGRPVFFPPVSMAVGVVCVSGDGVAGLQRLGSQQIGAAAAVAKREAKRSADGMAVLDFLALSATLPA
- a CDS encoding methyl-accepting chemotaxis protein — its product is MLQVFKTSLPGHRRPVAAARWLARLGRLPLVARLCAAFALVYLFGAAVGLTGIANLVSIKARTDTLYQHDMHGAISAERAQSALAALGRAQLALTMATSSTERDGAADEIAAALLQLDAALAGVQQAAPAQAAPLLRERQRAGELAQSYVALLRKQPLDPLQFDSAVSVDGHFVTEQLQRLSSQVEAVRRQQERQAAATVASVAGSQLRAQAWMAALLCASLLAAVALAWIAARSLRAELGGEPRVAADIARRIAAGDLTAPIALRPADHSSMLHHVAGMRDQLAGVLARIQASAREITAASQQIAAGNRALSARTEQQARAVDATTDSMQALAARVAAAHAQATESSEMANAARAATDDGAAVVQRMRGAMDALHGHSRHIAEIVGVIESIAFQTNILALNAAVEAARAGPAGRGFAVVAQEVRALAQRSADAAREIGGIVDHATHEIQQGASLSGSVVAAMDRIAATVGHSHALAEGLRSLADEQADSVQGATQAAAQLRQTARQNAALVDELAGQAARLDQQAAALAGDVARFRFEQP
- a CDS encoding TetR/AcrR family transcriptional regulator produces the protein MSRETSAPPARTTYRHGDLRRALLDAGIDLAREGGPDAIVLREATRRAGVVPNAAYRHFASRQDLLQAVRAWALSSLAIAMEAEIGGLRPGRGAAAHARACLRAVGTGYLRFALTETGLFRTAFSVPDAVEDDADPAKAGNSGLNPFQLLGAALDQLVEAGVLPAERRPGAEYLAWSAVHGLAILLIDGPLRSRATEQAEVLGQRVLDMVEKGL
- a CDS encoding HAD domain-containing protein; protein product: MAERLIMLDVPGVLYSDRSRARLGGIPDTGTPRDVRFFDPVALGFVRRLFGVAGARVVVADAWRRGTPAAILQQLDLQVEAMTPPVAGGHGAEIEAFFAQGARPVHYAILSCAPAESMPEALREHLVRVDPAIGLTLENFQQALDILGVACPSTVMPAPKLDAGLKAKLAQLQQLARDNPARFGSALAPAREVSAVHA